Proteins found in one Bordetella genomosp. 9 genomic segment:
- a CDS encoding DJ-1/PfpI family protein yields MQVNFLLFSAVTQLDLTGPYEVLARAPGFEIDLVSPSMEPVRSDRGLTLLPTATFDTAKPCDLLVVPGGPGTDDALVDPRWVDFTARQAAQARFVFGICTGSLLLGAAGLLRGRRAACHWQAREFLSEFGAIPDESRMCADGNIFTSGGVTSGIDMAIKVVAILLGDDAARQIQLQIEYDPEPPFAGGTPRTSPDHIVQRCLDATRKRHAIRAQAVAQAARALDA; encoded by the coding sequence ATGCAAGTCAATTTTCTGCTCTTTTCCGCGGTCACTCAACTCGATTTGACGGGTCCGTACGAGGTTCTGGCTCGTGCGCCAGGCTTCGAGATCGATCTGGTCTCGCCATCGATGGAGCCGGTCCGATCCGACCGCGGCTTGACCCTGCTACCCACCGCGACGTTCGATACGGCCAAGCCCTGCGACCTGTTGGTCGTTCCCGGTGGGCCGGGGACTGACGACGCCTTGGTAGACCCCCGCTGGGTGGATTTCACTGCCCGCCAGGCCGCGCAGGCCAGGTTCGTCTTCGGCATTTGCACCGGATCGCTTCTGTTGGGCGCAGCCGGATTGCTTCGTGGACGGCGCGCCGCATGCCATTGGCAGGCACGAGAGTTCCTGAGTGAATTCGGCGCCATTCCTGATGAATCCCGCATGTGCGCGGACGGCAACATCTTCACGTCGGGCGGTGTGACTTCCGGCATCGATATGGCCATCAAAGTGGTCGCCATCCTGCTCGGCGACGACGCCGCGCGGCAAATCCAACTGCAGATCGAATACGATCCGGAGCCGCCATTCGCCGGCGGCACGCCGCGCACGTCTCCCGACCATATCGTCCAGCGCTGCCTGGATGCCACCCGCAAGCGTCACGCTATTCGCGCACAAGCCGTCGCCCAGGCCGCGCGGGCGCTGGACGCGTAA
- a CDS encoding GlxA family transcriptional regulator: MKVSKVEVFVNEHAPKAEGIAPLHIGFLVFPGFQPIDLSGPWQAFTTANDELGYQRYHLSSFGPETPAQSTDGGLRLLVDHTLDAAIDFRLHTLIVPGGDGVHRAAQDPAILQWLRACDLSTARTCSVCTGAFLLASAGFLDGRPVTTHWRNADRLRQAFPHLDVVDERIFCESGKYWTTAGVTAGIDLALTLIEHDCGIALAQRVARRLVVYLRRSGDQRQYSQTLRVQDRASAPFRDLIGSMEKSLAAPWTVDDMADRCNMSRRTFQRRFKQHFGVPPQELLKTLRQENAKLLLASGKLSRKDLARQVGLPVTELAKLM, translated from the coding sequence TTGAAAGTCTCCAAGGTAGAGGTCTTCGTGAATGAACATGCGCCAAAAGCAGAGGGAATTGCGCCACTTCACATTGGCTTTCTCGTTTTCCCCGGCTTTCAACCGATAGACCTGAGCGGTCCCTGGCAGGCCTTCACGACCGCCAACGATGAACTCGGATACCAGCGCTATCACCTGTCCAGCTTTGGCCCCGAAACTCCCGCGCAAAGCACTGACGGAGGCTTACGCCTGCTGGTCGACCACACCCTGGACGCGGCGATCGACTTTCGCTTGCACACGCTGATCGTCCCTGGCGGGGACGGTGTGCATCGCGCCGCTCAGGATCCTGCCATCCTGCAATGGCTGCGCGCGTGCGACCTGAGCACTGCTCGAACCTGCAGCGTCTGCACCGGTGCATTCCTACTCGCCTCAGCCGGCTTTCTGGACGGACGGCCCGTCACGACGCATTGGCGCAACGCCGACCGGCTTCGCCAGGCGTTTCCGCACCTGGACGTTGTCGATGAACGTATCTTTTGCGAAAGCGGAAAATACTGGACGACCGCCGGCGTCACTGCCGGTATCGATCTGGCGCTGACACTGATCGAACACGATTGCGGCATCGCGCTTGCCCAGCGCGTTGCCCGGCGCCTGGTGGTCTATTTGAGGCGAAGCGGCGACCAGCGGCAGTACAGCCAGACCCTGCGCGTGCAGGACCGTGCCAGCGCGCCATTCCGGGATCTGATCGGCAGCATGGAAAAGAGCCTGGCCGCGCCATGGACCGTGGATGACATGGCCGATCGGTGCAATATGTCACGCCGGACGTTTCAGCGCAGATTCAAGCAGCACTTCGGCGTGCCGCCCCAGGAGCTGCTCAAAACCTTGAGACAAGAGAATGCCAAGCTTCTCCTGGCAAGCGGCAAGTTGTCCAGGAAGGACCTTGCGCGGCAAGTGGGGTTGCCAGTCACCGAACTTGCCAAACTGATGTAG
- a CDS encoding L-dopachrome tautomerase-related protein gives MSAFHPFIRKALIAAPLAAVAPASIAALGMPAGAAPIKPIQVQHQAREKAYGKLETVAIFHDAMPTGVTVTETGRIFVNFPRWGDDVPFTVGEVRGGKVVAYPDAAVNRGDAGSPGSQFISVQSVVADGRNHLWVLDTAAPKFGPPEAGGAKLVAVDLGTNKIVKTIIFPPNVMRPQTYVNDVRFDFRVGKAGVAYVTDSSLSGTGGIIIVDLDSGTAVRRLTGDRSTSADPAFVAVVEGETLIGRNPDGTTSPFTVASDGIALSPDGKTLYFSPLSSRHLYSVPTDILRDPNASDAQVAAAVKDLGEKGASDGLEADANGAVYAGDYERNSIRKLRPGGQWETIAHDPRILWPDTMSIGPDGYLYFTVNQLHRQPGFHAGKDLRQKPYSLFRIRIDSAPAPTH, from the coding sequence ATGTCCGCCTTCCATCCCTTTATCCGTAAAGCCTTGATCGCGGCTCCCCTGGCCGCGGTGGCACCCGCTTCGATAGCCGCATTGGGCATGCCCGCGGGGGCGGCTCCCATCAAGCCCATCCAGGTCCAGCACCAGGCGCGTGAGAAGGCTTACGGCAAGCTGGAAACCGTGGCGATCTTTCACGATGCCATGCCGACCGGCGTGACGGTGACGGAAACGGGCCGCATCTTCGTCAATTTCCCGCGCTGGGGCGATGACGTGCCCTTCACCGTGGGCGAGGTGCGCGGCGGCAAGGTGGTTGCCTATCCGGATGCCGCCGTGAATCGCGGCGACGCGGGATCGCCGGGCAGCCAGTTCATCAGCGTGCAGAGCGTGGTGGCGGACGGCCGCAATCATCTCTGGGTGCTGGATACGGCCGCGCCGAAGTTCGGGCCGCCGGAGGCGGGCGGCGCCAAGCTGGTGGCCGTCGACCTGGGCACCAACAAGATCGTGAAGACCATCATTTTCCCGCCGAACGTGATGCGGCCGCAGACTTACGTCAATGACGTGCGCTTCGACTTCCGGGTCGGCAAGGCGGGCGTGGCGTACGTGACGGATTCGTCGTTGAGCGGCACGGGCGGCATTATCATCGTCGACCTGGATAGCGGCACGGCGGTGCGGCGCCTGACCGGCGATCGGTCGACCTCCGCCGATCCCGCTTTCGTGGCGGTCGTGGAAGGCGAAACGCTGATCGGGCGCAACCCGGACGGCACCACGTCGCCGTTCACGGTGGCATCCGATGGCATCGCGCTGTCGCCGGATGGCAAGACGCTGTACTTCTCGCCCCTGTCCAGCCGCCATCTGTATTCGGTGCCGACCGATATCCTGCGCGACCCGAATGCCAGCGACGCGCAGGTGGCCGCCGCCGTCAAGGACCTGGGCGAGAAGGGCGCTTCCGATGGCCTGGAAGCGGACGCGAACGGCGCGGTCTATGCCGGCGACTACGAGCGCAACTCGATACGCAAACTGCGTCCCGGCGGCCAATGGGAAACGATCGCGCACGATCCGCGCATCCTGTGGCCGGACACCATGTCGATCGGTCCCGACGGTTACCTGTACTTCACCGTCAACCAGTTGCATCGGCAGCCCGGTTTTCACGCGGGCAAGGACTTGCGGCAGAAGCCCTACAGCCTGTTCCGCATCCGCATCGACAGCGCGCCGGCGCCGACGCATTGA
- a CDS encoding SDR family NAD(P)-dependent oxidoreductase, whose product MELKNKRVLVTGGSSGIGLALAHALGAAGAAVFMTGRREKTLNDALASLPGAAGTCADVATPEGRAKTLDAAMASLGGLDILINNAGGVRAGRLENMSEADIEAMVTVDLLAPILLVRLAMPALRASGDAMVVNVSSGIALVGAPFYATYAAVKAGLAHFGESLRRELKGEGIHVLTAYPGGTDTPMMKTNRAGPELGFSREPASAVAQAIVAGMESNAFEVIRGGEARAEMIALNREDPAAVDARFLSRKAALEDAVRDHNAL is encoded by the coding sequence ATGGAACTGAAAAACAAACGTGTCTTGGTGACCGGTGGTTCGAGCGGGATCGGTTTGGCACTGGCGCACGCGCTTGGCGCGGCCGGCGCTGCCGTGTTCATGACCGGTCGGCGTGAGAAAACACTCAACGACGCACTGGCCAGCCTTCCCGGCGCGGCGGGAACTTGTGCCGATGTGGCGACCCCGGAAGGGCGCGCGAAGACGCTGGATGCGGCCATGGCCAGCCTGGGCGGCCTGGACATCTTGATCAACAATGCCGGCGGTGTCCGGGCTGGGCGACTGGAAAACATGTCTGAAGCAGACATCGAGGCCATGGTCACCGTGGACCTGCTGGCGCCTATCTTGTTGGTCCGCTTGGCCATGCCCGCGCTGCGGGCGAGTGGCGACGCGATGGTCGTGAACGTTTCATCGGGCATTGCCCTGGTTGGCGCGCCCTTCTATGCGACCTATGCCGCTGTGAAAGCGGGTCTGGCGCATTTTGGCGAGTCGCTGAGACGGGAACTCAAGGGCGAAGGTATACACGTCCTGACCGCCTATCCGGGTGGAACGGATACGCCCATGATGAAAACGAACCGCGCCGGTCCGGAATTGGGTTTCTCGCGCGAGCCGGCCTCCGCTGTTGCTCAAGCGATCGTGGCTGGCATGGAATCGAATGCTTTCGAAGTCATCCGGGGCGGCGAGGCCCGGGCCGAGATGATTGCACTGAACCGTGAAGATCCTGCGGCGGTCGATGCCAGGTTCCTCTCCCGCAAGGCGGCGCTGGAGGACGCAGTGAGAGACCACAACGCGTTATGA
- a CDS encoding peroxiredoxin-like family protein, whose protein sequence is MPEIDLEQQLREYQAHFALTAPSGRPALYQAKIDELRSEFAFQSALKVGDRVPDFTLSNARGSAVSVASALARGSAIVTFYRGGWCPYCNLQLRAYQAFLPQFEALGASLMAISPQMPDGSISTAERNALAFEVLSDPGNEVARQFGLVYTLPQELRDALKSNGKALPPINGDDSWELPVPATYVVAQSGEIALAFVDVDYRRRLAPERILDVLHILANKQAPEP, encoded by the coding sequence ATGCCAGAGATAGACCTCGAGCAGCAGCTCCGAGAATATCAAGCACATTTTGCGCTCACCGCTCCTTCCGGCCGGCCGGCTCTGTACCAGGCCAAGATAGATGAATTGCGGTCGGAATTTGCGTTCCAATCCGCGCTCAAGGTTGGCGATCGTGTGCCGGACTTCACGCTGTCGAACGCCCGGGGATCCGCCGTTTCCGTGGCTTCCGCGCTGGCGCGAGGTTCCGCCATCGTCACGTTCTATCGTGGTGGCTGGTGTCCCTACTGCAACTTGCAGCTGCGGGCGTACCAGGCCTTCTTGCCCCAGTTCGAAGCGCTTGGCGCAAGCCTCATGGCGATTTCGCCGCAGATGCCGGACGGTTCGATTTCGACGGCGGAGCGCAATGCTTTGGCTTTCGAGGTCCTGAGCGATCCTGGCAATGAAGTTGCAAGGCAATTCGGACTCGTCTACACCCTGCCGCAAGAATTGCGTGACGCCTTGAAGTCGAACGGCAAGGCCTTGCCGCCCATCAATGGCGACGACAGCTGGGAGTTACCGGTTCCTGCCACCTACGTCGTTGCGCAAAGCGGCGAGATTGCGTTGGCGTTTGTCGACGTGGACTACCGACGCAGATTGGCGCCGGAACGCATCCTGGACGTTCTCCATATTCTGGCCAACAAGCAGGCGCCCGAGCCGTGA
- a CDS encoding tripartite tricarboxylate transporter substrate-binding protein, producing the protein MKLLKRGLAAALTFFVLASGAAHAAFPDHPITLIVPYAAGGPMDRLARQLAAKLVPQLHQPIVVLNRGGAGGNIGAVTAKHAAPDGYTLFLDHIHMATAPSLERKLDFKPLEDFTPLGIFVESPLVLIARPGIPADNKDDFLRWLASQAQVSMANAGTGSASFLCGSLLQSGLRKHITMVPYRGTGPAMIDLLSGQVDLMCDLTANAIPQIQAGKVEAIAVTVSQPLIGTALATTPTMRDFGIPIAPLTVWYGLYAPAKAPDPVVRKISEALQNVVRDPEFQKEQADAGLKVIKDERLTPEGHRDFLQAEIKRWGSVIQEPGN; encoded by the coding sequence ATGAAATTGTTGAAGAGAGGACTCGCCGCAGCGCTTACGTTCTTTGTCCTTGCGTCAGGCGCCGCGCATGCGGCTTTTCCGGATCATCCGATCACGCTGATCGTGCCGTACGCCGCGGGTGGCCCGATGGACCGGCTTGCGCGTCAGCTCGCCGCCAAGCTCGTTCCCCAGCTTCACCAGCCGATCGTCGTCCTCAACCGGGGTGGCGCGGGCGGCAACATCGGCGCGGTGACCGCCAAGCACGCCGCGCCGGATGGGTACACGCTATTCCTCGATCACATCCATATGGCGACGGCACCATCGCTCGAGCGCAAGCTGGACTTCAAGCCGCTGGAAGACTTTACCCCTCTGGGCATTTTCGTCGAGTCTCCGCTGGTCCTGATAGCCCGGCCTGGGATTCCCGCCGACAACAAGGACGACTTCCTGCGTTGGTTGGCGAGTCAAGCCCAGGTCAGCATGGCCAACGCAGGAACAGGCTCGGCCTCGTTCCTGTGCGGTTCGCTATTGCAGTCCGGGCTGAGAAAACATATCACCATGGTTCCGTATCGGGGAACGGGGCCGGCGATGATCGACCTGCTTAGCGGCCAGGTCGATCTCATGTGCGATTTGACCGCCAATGCCATTCCTCAAATCCAGGCGGGAAAGGTCGAGGCGATCGCCGTTACTGTTTCGCAGCCGCTGATTGGCACTGCCTTGGCAACCACGCCGACGATGCGGGATTTCGGCATCCCCATTGCACCATTGACGGTCTGGTATGGACTTTACGCTCCGGCCAAGGCCCCCGATCCTGTAGTCCGGAAAATTTCAGAGGCACTCCAGAACGTGGTGCGGGACCCTGAATTCCAAAAGGAACAGGCGGACGCGGGTCTTAAGGTCATCAAGGATGAACGGCTCACCCCGGAAGGTCACCGGGATTTCCTTCAGGCAGAAATCAAGAGGTGGGGCTCCGTGATCCAGGAGCCTGGCAATTGA